Below is a genomic region from Acidimicrobiia bacterium.
TGCCTCGGCGGCACCCTGTAGCCTTGTCTTTTGAACGTATCCGGGCAGCGAACCTTCGTTGCCCATTTTAATGAGGTTATGACATGGCATCCGTGTGTGAAATTTGTGGCAAGAAACCGTGGTTCGGTAAGCAGGTGAGTCACTCTCATCGGCGTACTAGTCGACGCTGGAACCCCAACATCCAACGAGTACGGGCGGTCGTCGGCAAGTCGACCCGCCGGGTAAACGTTTGTACCGGTTGTTTAAAAGCCGGAAAAATACAAAAAGCTACCCGCTAACTCACCTGAGGACCAGGAGCAACCATGCAAGGGGTAATCAAGTCTTACGACCCAGGCACTGGTGATGGCATCGTCATCAACCAAACAGACTTCGCCGAGTTCGACTTGGCAGACAACGCCCTTGAAGGATCAATCTTTCGCATGCTTCGTCCCGGACAACGAGTAGTTTTTTCTTTAAACGACGCTCAGCAGGCCACCGGCTTATCTTTCGGCTCTGAAGGCGATATGGCTACTCCGGAGAACCTCTAGTACCTATAGGCCAGAAGTCACACCCCTCAAAGCGCGCCAACCCACTTTTTGGCGACTAGGAATAGGGGCGATGACTTCACCTACTGAAAATCAAAAACTTCTTGACTGGGTAGCCCATTGGGCCGAAATTTTTGATCCCACCGATATTCACTGGTGCGATGGCACAGCCGAAGAAGCAGATCGTTTAGCCAGTCTGCTCGTTGAATCCGGTACTTTTGAGCGCCTCAACGACGACCTGCGCCCCAATAGTTATCTCGCCCTTTCTGACCCCGGAGACGTAGCT
It encodes:
- the rpmB gene encoding 50S ribosomal protein L28, whose product is MASVCEICGKKPWFGKQVSHSHRRTSRRWNPNIQRVRAVVGKSTRRVNVCTGCLKAGKIQKATR